agagaaaaaaaCGAAGAGCAGAAAAAGAGTGAGGCTCGGGCAAAGAGGGGAGAGGAATTTCGAAACGGTTCATTATATTTATACAAGTTGCGGTAAGACTGAAGAAAAACCAAataatgttattttattttttttattagtcGTCCACTTAtacaaaacaataatttaatatcatcacacatcttaaaataaaaataaaataaatattaatttataaagttACTAAATAATTGAatcttaatattaatttataatgttCCTAAATAATGAACAAAATTCCATAGTGCATGATTCTGCCATCTTCGTATAGAACAAGTTCATGTACCTTATTCAAGaattgaatatatattttttaaaatagaaatataataaataaataataaaagtttagaTCAAATATTATAGCACTCTGAGATAATTAATTAACCactataatataatttttatgttaattaatACTTGACAAGTTTGAAATTGCAGGACCCATACGAAAAATATAAACAGAGAGAAATTTGGAGGAGCGTTAGTGGTTGTGctgaaaattaattatttagacaaaaatttgtgtgagatgcTCTCACatatcatattttgtgatactgatctcttatttgagttatccatgaaaaaatattacttttaatgctaagagtattactttttattgtgaatatcagtaggattgatcagttttacagataaaaattcgtgagaccgtctcacaagagatctactaaattatttattcaattATAGGTTATAGCTTTAACATTAGAATCTttaactttttattttattttattttattttacaggAGCTAAACCTACACTGGACTAGTCAAAATGTGATTATGGTAACAAGCTTATGCTTAGAGAAGATGTTGAACGTGTTTATTACATAATTCACTAACATCTTCTGGTTTATGTGCCGAGATAATAAAATATGTATATGATATAGAGATGATAAATCAATACAGAAAgacaaattaattatttataactCTAATTTGGGTTTAGCCAAGTGACTTCCTTTGTTTTTGGTTAATtctcatggaaatcgatcattcAGCTGCATAGAATTTtaacataattatttttttatatataatttttaagttattaaatatttctgataaagtaatattttagttatttttagcatttgaaaaaataaatatgaaataCAGTTATAAGTAGATAACAAAGTTGCTAAAGTATATTATTAtgatatgtatttttttttttactaaaagGAAGAATGAGTTTTTCGTCAGTCTATGAGAATGATCAAGATAGTTGTTCTAATTGGATGATGCATTACTATATCGTAACAAGCTACATGAATTATGCTAGTACAAAGTATATCAATAATGAACTCATTCAACTagttgaaattatttttgaaaatggttattttatgcattattatcaACAAATCCAAGTATAAGTTTGGTAGATAGATGATATACATATGAATAACGTAACTATATATTCAACAAATGATAAGTGTGCTGAGTGTTGAATCATAACCACTAGTTCATACATCATGGTCGAATGAATGACCTTGATTTATCCACTTAGTCCAAGTGTCTTGAGTTGAATGGATGATGACACTAACCATATGATTAACATGAACAAAACTCCAATATTACGATATCCCGCCATATTGGAATCGCTCTCGATGTGGCCATAACTAGTCACAAGCCTGTTAACCCTAATTTTCAAACTTAGCATTAAGACTATCAAAAACTATTCCCAAATTAATCATACTTTTGCAGAAATGGAACCATATATTTTAGATAATTCGATAATGGAGCAGAGCTTGTGGTGATATCCCTGGGAGGCTCGGGCCGTGGGTATTGGACTATCCCGGGTCATGGGTTAGGTCCTGAAAAGTTTGGGTCGGTTCGATAATAGCCGGACAAATGACTGTCCGAGACATCATCTCCTCGGGTTGCTAGAAGCCGAGCTTCTAGACGAGTTCTCGGGTGATGATTCTCTACCCGGGTTACCTCAATAATAGCACTTCACTCGAGTGCACAAGTATGAGATACCTTATCTTGGTAATCATTATTAACAAAATCGCATGAATTTGACAAGACGAAAGGATAATTTGGCGTGTCACAAAAGTAGGGTATGAGTAACCATCTTGCCATAATTAGTAAGTggacactgaaaacaaggtcatcattaatttttttctataaatatcaggtttgtttAAACATTGATGCATTCACTTACATATTGACTATAACATTTATTACAAAACTCTCCCTATAACCGTTGACTGACTAGAGCgtcggagtggtcacgccggagAATCTTCCGGCGCCCATTAACGTTCTTTCTCTATTGAAAGTGTAGGTCCAGGTGCCCGGGCAACCATCTCCAACTCATCAACCCGATCCGATGAAATCGCCTACCAAGTTTTTACCTGATTCACCCGGTCCTCATGAGCTTGAATGACTGCAAACAGAAGTAAACAATCAGTAAACTCAAATACTTTAACTTCTAAACAAATAATTGAGATAGGGTTTTAACAGAACAAACAAAATCCCCCGGATTTTATTAGCTATCATAAACTGGGTAAAActgatttagaaaaaaaaaatgatgaacCAAATTCATCACAAATATTGGAGAAATGGAACATTAAATTATCGGCTGTGTTTGTTTTACTTGTCAGAAATCTGGACACTTTAATACTTTATTATTGCCTAGTTGGGGGTATCCAGAAAAGCACAAAGCCGGATGAGCATAAAAGAGCAAAtgcaaatatttatttatagaattcagaaaaaagaaaagaaaagaatgcTCACTTATAAAGCCACCCAAATTGCCCGGTGCTGCGATATCAACCTCTCACAATGGATTCTAATCCTGGCCATAACAACGAGTTAGCAGAGTAGGTTAACATTTATAAATATGcatgaatttgatttttttttatccaaTATTTTTTAGGTGAATCTGTCAGACAAATATTGTCTAATACTGTTTATCTGACTAATATGATTTGCAGATTACTAAGTTTTTCCGTCCGGAGCATAAAAAATGATAACGATGGTAGATTTTTacgtcataaaaaaatatttataagaaataaaatattaaaattcctTTCTAACCAAATTTTTTAGGTCTATATGCATGTCCCATGTCCACGGAAACCAAAATTTGCTCATCCCACTCGAATTCATAAAACAAAATTACATGAAATGAAATCCACGACGAGGAATATTTTGTTGACATAGATTGAGTGCTGGCATCATTGGAGCGCATTGTTGGTAGGGAAAGTAAATTGTGAAAtcattttctttttgaaattccATATCAGAAGAAGGATATGATAAATTTCGAATCTAACCAAAATGTCAAGTCGCTTTCTTGTCTTAATCCAAAAGGGTGGAAAAGTTTCCATTTCTTTCGGCGACTTTGAATTTTCGTTCATATACAAATAAATTTGTTAAAGAAAATTATGTGACGTGGTTGTCCATGCTGAGAAGCATGAAGTGACAGAAATCATTATCTAAACGAATACTTCAATGGGTTGGAAATTATCGTTTTCTGAAGGGGAAATTTCTTCAATTCATgaataattattcaaattttgagtattatttatttatacatttttttatatttaactcTTAAATTTATCTTGTAGCAATTGAGAAAATATTCTTCCATTCTTTTTTACCCTTGTCAACATTTGTTGAACACTTGTGCCTTTTAATGAAAAAAGCACTTGATGATGCACATCGGGTTTTCTGGGCGGGTTTAAAATGGAGGTTGGAGTCCGCCATGCCAAGTTCTTTTACAGTACAACCCCATGAAAGGGGATTCATGGCATCTTCAATACGGGGATAAAATTTTAGGGCGAAACCATTCATATTATGAGAAACAATAGATTTACAGCTCGCTTTAATGTGTAACATGTCTTACATAAACCGGAGTTTGAGTTGAGGTAAATGATCAAGGTTAAGAAGGGTTTTCGGCTGCTGCTCTTTTCTTGGCAAAATATTCTTCTGCTCGTGCAATGTTCTTAGCCACTGATGGCTTGACCCACTTCTTCCGGCCTGGGAGTACGGTTAGGGAGCAACCTGAAGCCTCAAGCTTCTCTTTTGCCGACTTTGAGAAGGCGCGAGCCTTGAATTCCAGTTTCACATTCAGTTCTCCATCACCTAAAATCTAAAAGAAAGATACGGCGATAACAAGGCTTTCCGAATGCTCGTGTAGTACAGGACATTATTGATGACCAACAAATATTTATGACTTGACCAGTGTTTGAATGATGAATATAGTCATGGATAACTGGGGTATGGTggattttggaaaatatttgtTCCAAAACACAGACTTGTACGaggaaaaaaaagaataatCCCCGGTACACCCCTGCCTTAGGTAAAAAAAACAGAAAACGAAAGAAATATGACCAGTTAGGGATACTTAATCAAGTCTTTATCACATAGCTACATGGTAAAACTAGTACGGTAGTACCACCAAATTTTAGAAGGTAGCTCAATATTAATATATCCCTAGATGCAAGCTAGAAAATTAGAAACGCATTCTTAGACTTAACATTCAAAGGATACATGTGAATGGCCATTTATATTAGGCAACAAAGACtccaaaaataagtatccattcAAAAGATCAAACTCATGGAATCAAGCACAACAAAAAATTTACACCTTAACACCATGAATAAATCTTGTCCTACAATATTCATTGACGTGAAACCTTCACTTCAGTCCCAGGAAACTTGGAACAGGTATTCGATGAAATGGAATTTGTTAACTACTTATTAGAGTAACTGGCCCAGCCTGGTTAGCTAGTGTTTAACCAgtgggttttttttttgtacATTCTTTGTTAAACATTCAAAGGACCAGGAATGTCCGACAGAATGTACAAAAAACTTCAAATGACAAGAAACCTCATATTCACATCTACAGCTTAACATGACCTCCCAAAAGTGCAAAATAAGCAGTATGACTAATAAATGCAATTATAGCGAAGTTTTATCATCTAATCATTACCTTTAGAGGAAGTCTCCTTTCCCTTCCTGATGGGTTGATCAGACCTTTTGTCTTCAGTGACTCCAGGGAAACCACTTCTCCCTCTTGAAATCCGGCATCAGCAATATCTTTCAAGTTGACGGGCACATACTTCGGCAGACCAGCATGCATACCTTGTGGGAAAAAAAGACACATATCAAAAATCGTATGAATTAAACCTACTCGAGGTTAGTCTAACTCAATCCCTGCAGCTGAAGGTACAGAAGATAAATTCTACTGCTTATATATAACCGCAAATGAATGTTCCTTGATATTTATTGTTTGCATTCCAATTATGATTCCTTTCTAAATCTATTAAAACTCATACACCATATTCATATGTTAATTCTCCACCATTCCATACTATGAATATTATAACAGTCCCTTTTAAAAGCTCCGAGACTTTCACTTAATATATTactctttctttttttcttgcAAAAATCAACTGAATTAAGATAATCTGATTATCATCGTAATTTCTCATACTCAATAACCTATCACTACATAACTCTCATTAACTTGTGCTGATCTTGCCATTGACCTCAAATCCTTCCCAAATCCACACTCTTTAGCATCGAGAAATCGAGTGCAATGCAACCAGAAAACCTCACACTAAACCATTTGAATACAATTTTCGTCTTTAATCCCCTCAATTGATCAATTCAActttttgaaatataaattttcaccAATTCAAGTATGATTCCGGTTTTCATTTCATAGATTCACCAAATCAAGAACATTGCAAATTCATGGGCATATCTAATAGCTGATCAATTATATAACTGAAAACATTTCAGTGATATTCTGATTACAATTAAAATAGTTTCTGCTAAAACCAGAAAAGCCTAATGGATTTAGGATTTGCAGGAAATCAAAATTTATGGCAAGCAAATTAACCAGATTGACATCATATCTTTGTGAAATTTCAAGAATTGAGCCGCATAATCTAATGAATGTCACTCCTTTGACGTATGCAGAAGTGGAAGGGAAGCATAATTGTCTGCAAACTCGACATGTGCATCTGTTTCAAGTGTCTAAACTAATTTAAAAATGGATATCAAAGGGTTGCACCAAAATCCTATTCTCTATGCTTGTGATTGATTAATCAATATTTCCACGACATTCCCCATGAAATTTAACAATACAGCGAACTTTGGATAACCATAATGCCCTATTCAAAATGTAACACATTTGATCCAATTTTCAGGAATGGAGATTCTAGCGGGCCACCATCCTATTCTTTTGGCaacaaaaatggaaaaaaaaattctaatgcaTCTAGACCTATGACAGTTAGATATGATGCAAGAATGTTTATATAGCTAGGGACTTTAAAATTTCTGTTGGATTATCGAAGTGATACTAATACCCTTTAAATGAAAACATAAACTAAACCAACTACATCATGGAATAATTATTAAGCGCTTACCCCAAACCAAACATTCCCAAGGGAAAAAACCATCAACATTATCCAAAATCACCATTACTCGTACCACAAACAGTTCCACGCAACTTTATATAAGCTAAGTTAGCCACAAATACATAATGAGAACGAACTAAATCATGTAAATCTTCAATCTTTACATCAAATATATACCTCCAGCAATCCCTCTCAACTTAGGAATCCTCCGGTACAACGGCATCTGTCCACCTTCAAACCCCTTTCGAACCCCAGGACCAGACCTAGATTTCTGACCTCTCATTCCAAACCCACAACTGCCTCCCTGTCCAGCCGCATGCCCTCTCCCCTTTCTCTTCGATTTCTTCCGCGACCCGGGTTGCGGGCCCAAGTTATTAAGACGAAACCGCACATTCTGCCCCCCTAATCCAGTCTCCTGGACACCAGAAGCAGCTAAATTCAGAACGACAAGTGGTTGCCTCTGTTTTGGTTTAGAGTGGGAGAGTTTTATGGAAGGAAATACAAGTGGGTTCTCCTTTAAAGTTCGTATACTGCCCTGTTGATAGGTAAAAAAAACACAATTAAAGCCGTAATTCTAAAATGCAAGTGAAACTGGATCATCTTCGAGAAAACATGATATATGAATGAGTGAATAGATGGTGTTATATGCAGTACCTTAAAATGAGAAGAGGAAAGATGAAGCAGCAGCGTGGTTGCGGAAGGGGTGCGGGTGGAGAGGGAGAGTAGAGAAGATGCCATAGCTGAGCCTTACTGGATATGCAATATGTCCAGAAACCAACGGATAGGCTTGGTGGTTTTTTTCCCTATTGGATAAAATAACTATtacatttttaaataaaaaatgtgaTAAAAATCATAagcttttttttaattatttttttttttcaaatagaaTCTTTCATTCAAATACTTAGAATTACGCCTATTAGGTCTTGATCTAATAGTTAATgtcgaaattttgagatttGTTGGTCTCAGGTATGAGTCTAGTTGATTGCGAGtagtttttttaatttatttaagtagatttaattgtttttttgtaatttttttgtcATAAATAAGCAAGTTTTGGGTTCACGCTCAAGTCTCATCAATAGTACGGATGATTAAATTATATCTTTGTAGTCTGAAACAATATCATTATTAATCGCTACAACCAGCGAGAAGTACATGAACAAAAAAAAACTAGGAACATCATAAAAACAGTTTCCATCCGAACCTGGCAGCACAGAACAGATTTTGAAGGTCAAGCTTTGAACAAGTCTCGAATATCACATATTTAAGCTCGAGATCAATAGTCTAAAGCAGTGACTCCAGTAATGCCGATGTCTCGGCATCTCGACTACTAACAATTCCAGTTCGCACGGTCATACgaaaaatgataaattttcCATCAAAATCCAGAATCATATCAGCAAATCCTGTGCATTATTGCTGGTAAAGATGGATGCATCAATATTGCACTTTAGAGCAGATGGTTGGCCATTGCAAACTGGTCAGAGTGATGTTTGCCAGGTTAGCACTCAGATTCGTAGACATACAGTGAGCAAAAGCCCACTGGGCCAAAAATTCCACGGCTAAATAAACTTGCCAAAGTCCACCATCTTTTGGCATAGGGGCACATAATAAGAAGTACAGCTTACTgtataattatacaaaattgaaaataatgTATAGAATAGGGATTAGGAAAAGCATATACAACccgaaaaagaagaaaaaatattattatgtcTTTTTCCATGAttactttttaaaattcatttCCATAAATTATCACAGAAGGTGTTTGGCATAGTATTATAAGCTCTTAAAATTTGTTTGACAAGAATTTTCGCAAACAACTTTAAAAtgagttgtttttttttttttttttttaaaatcagtcacacaactttttttaaaaaagatcttattttaacattttactTCTCCAAAAATTCATTgcaattttttcttaaaacccTACCATGTCTTTAACAAATTTTGATAAATTCTCAGCCtaacaaattattattatttttttatcaaatttaCTTGGACAAATtagaaataatattaaatatttatttttaaatttttccaaagaatatcaaattttataaattataaatataaaatatttttatttttctaatataattttaatatttacgataaaattctaaaaatattttcacatatatatatatatataataaaataatttctaataatatttgacaataaaaataccttataataaaataatttttaataatatttgataataaaaataccaTATTAAAAACTTACTTTAAAATGACCTTACATCTTAAAAActtattaaaaaaacatataagaTATAGAACTTACAtgatgtttaaataattttagtcaaACACCCTATCAATATTTTCTTGATACAAATTAGACACATAAATACTCTGTGTTTTGCAATTGTTGTTAAAAATCACTctcattttatatttattataggaaaatgaaatttttgatTATATATGTTTGTTTCTTTGTGATTTCGATCTTTTAGAAATTTCAGTATTTTCTCATACGTGATGCTGATGGGTTACTAATAGGATTTTGATGTGGAGCTGACATATGTAATGTCATATCAAcacttttaataaaaatacaacCCAATTGCTCAAATCGGAGGATATATGACTACGACtgaatttgataaaataaatgacCAAAATGACAAATAAACAAACATACCAAAccaaacataaaaaattttccaattatttttgaattaaatttatgtttttaattttctttcagTCACCTTAATGATTcaactttatttttaatattgatttttttttctgtaAGTAATTTAAGTAAACTAAGGAGAAATATAGCCCCTATTTTTCCACAAgtcttttttttatatataatttttgtaaaatcataattttggtcatttatatttgtttttttgtttataatatttttattatctaTATTGTAAAATTTCAGTCTTGTtatcatatttttcaatttttttaacaattttagtctttttatcTATGACAGTAAGTGCCAAATCAACACAACACCATGTTGAAATATGCTTAAATTgcgaaaaaaatataataataatgataaagatagtgaaataaattaaacttaaaaattGAACACATAAAACTctaaaatcataaatagtaaaaaacatgattaaaattgcaattttctttTAACTTCCCATGTACACATTTCAGTGATTCCGATGTTCCCCCAATTTAATTGAGCACTTCTGTTAGGCTAGATTCATACATGTGTGTAAGCTTGTAAAAATGCATGTATCGTGGTCATTTTGTGCAGGAGTCAACTTGAAATCGAAACTAGCTAGAACTACATAATCTtagcttcttcaatcttttatttttttatttttttatcgaGTCTGTAGATTCCAAGTACTACTTCCAACAAAGTGGTATAAGAgatttagggtttttttttttaaaataaaataaaataaatgacaaAAATAAGGCACTGTAAAATGCCACCATCATTGGCGTTGCCAAGAATATTGGCTGATGCTGCAATTTTTGCAgcctttttttgttttattcttttttaattttttgaaatttgaaacaaTGGTCCAATTGGTTTTTAACATTTTGTTTCGATTATTGTTATGATGAGAAACTCTTGTATACCATttacttatttttaaaataaataaaattatttattagttTTTTTAGTTTGCTGTTTTTAAGGTAATTTGActattttattgtttaacaatAAATTGAATTATTGCAtactttttttattaataatttgttTAACACAAAAATGCTTGTGAGACAAGATCtcatgagtcaattttgtgagacatatctccgACCCAACTTAACtcgtaaaaaaatattattttttatgttaaaaatattacttttcatggTAGATATGAATTGTGTCATCCTGTCTCATGTATATAGACACATGAGACAGTCTCCGAAGAAACTTACTCTTTGTTTAAATACTTTTGTTTGGTTTGGTCTGGATGCCACTTAAAAGTCTTAATTATATCGATTAAAATAACTTAGCTTCCACTTCTTAATTTTGCTCTCGTAGTACTTAAGGCTGGTTAACTAATTGTCTTTTTTAAGTATAAACTCGACATAATTTACAGTTCAATATGATTTTGAGACCTAAATTTTCTGTGTGTGAATAATCTTGAAGCCGCAGGAAGAAAATTTAGTTTAATTAAGATGATCTTgactaattaatttaattaagatgattaaatatataaatttagttTAGTGTAACAAATCATTTATTATATATTGcttgttcaaatttatttaatagtataatatatatttatttaactgTTATTTTTTTAGCGGTCGTAAGTTATCAATAAAgaatttttacttttagttTAATCTTAAACAGACATTAtggattaatatatatatatatatatatatatatatatatattttgtcgTTTTCAACTCAAAACAGAATCCGCCCTGCCAAAATTAGATATGGTAGCATCCTTTGTTTGTGACCGAGTTGTAATTATCAGAACACAGATTAAAGCAATCTACAAACATAC
The Primulina tabacum isolate GXHZ01 chromosome 9, ASM2559414v2, whole genome shotgun sequence DNA segment above includes these coding regions:
- the LOC142555339 gene encoding large ribosomal subunit protein uL15c-like, producing MASSLLSLSTRTPSATTLLLHLSSSHFKGSIRTLKENPLVFPSIKLSHSKPKQRQPLVVLNLAASGVQETGLGGQNVRFRLNNLGPQPGSRKKSKRKGRGHAAGQGGSCGFGMRGQKSRSGPGVRKGFEGGQMPLYRRIPKLRGIAGGMHAGLPKYVPVNLKDIADAGFQEGEVVSLESLKTKGLINPSGRERRLPLKILGDGELNVKLEFKARAFSKSAKEKLEASGCSLTVLPGRKKWVKPSVAKNIARAEEYFAKKRAAAENPS